Proteins encoded together in one Chitinophaga sp. LS1 window:
- a CDS encoding glycoside hydrolase family 43 protein, with the protein MRKAITLLLGAIALTNPLSAQKKKQTSGNPIIQGWYADPEAAVFGKEYWIFPTYSDKYEKQVFFDAYSSTDLVTWKKHPKVLDSANVKWANRAMWAPAIIRKDGKYFFFFGANDIQNDKEKGGIGIAVADKPGGPYKDYLGKPLIDKFYNGAQPIDQFVFHDKDGQYYIIYGGWQHCNIARLKSDFTGIEPFADGQTFKEITPKGYVEGPFMFIRNGKYYFMWSEGGWTGPDYSVAYAIADSPMGPWQRIGKILQQDTAIATGAGHHSVINVPGTDRWYIVYHRRPLTETAANNRVTCIDEMHFDSDGKILPVKMTKEGVRSDKLK; encoded by the coding sequence ATGAGAAAGGCTATCACGTTATTACTCGGGGCTATTGCTCTAACAAACCCGCTTTCTGCTCAAAAGAAAAAGCAAACCTCCGGCAACCCAATCATTCAGGGTTGGTACGCCGATCCGGAAGCCGCCGTATTCGGAAAAGAATACTGGATCTTCCCCACCTATTCTGACAAATACGAAAAGCAGGTTTTCTTCGACGCTTACTCCTCCACTGACCTCGTCACCTGGAAGAAACACCCGAAAGTCCTCGACTCTGCAAATGTAAAATGGGCTAACCGTGCCATGTGGGCGCCTGCTATCATCCGGAAAGACGGAAAATATTTCTTCTTTTTCGGTGCCAACGACATCCAGAACGACAAAGAGAAAGGTGGTATCGGCATAGCCGTCGCCGATAAACCAGGCGGTCCTTACAAAGACTACCTTGGCAAACCGCTCATTGATAAGTTCTACAATGGCGCACAACCTATCGATCAGTTCGTATTTCACGACAAAGATGGTCAGTATTACATTATTTACGGCGGCTGGCAACACTGCAATATTGCCCGCTTAAAATCCGATTTCACAGGTATCGAACCTTTTGCCGATGGTCAGACCTTCAAAGAGATCACACCAAAAGGCTACGTAGAAGGTCCATTCATGTTTATCCGCAATGGTAAGTACTATTTTATGTGGTCTGAAGGTGGCTGGACCGGCCCCGACTATAGTGTGGCATATGCTATCGCCGATAGTCCAATGGGACCATGGCAGCGCATTGGCAAGATCTTACAACAGGACACAGCTATAGCAACCGGTGCCGGTCATCACTCTGTAATCAACGTACCTGGTACAGATAGATGGTACATCGTATACCACCGGCGCCCCCTTACAGAAACTGCTGCCAATAACCGCGTAACCTGCATCGACGAAATGCATTTTGATTCAGATGGGAAAATTCTTCCTGTAAAAATGACGAAAGAAGGTGTAAGGTCCGATAAGTTAAAATAA
- a CDS encoding FecR family protein produces MTAQELKLLLDKYKQNNISPDEKARLMDAINNGEQDDLLREDILHSLQGIVPSAGWEEEDHSAILHAIFQADQPENLTVVKNKRRFYLYAAAAVTAGIILTTSLLHKKDIEKAPTLAKTQVLAPGSNKAMLTLADGTQIPLDSAANGALAQQGNTQIKNTNGNLSYQANGGNEVMYNTVTTPHGGQYQLTLADGSKVWLNAASSIRFPTAFVGKERLVSITGEAYFEIAQQSNHPFSVQVKAADKDMTVKVLGTSFNIMAYADEKAVKTALVDGAVQVVYGNQKNVLKPGLEASLTDNTFAIAPADLEQTLAWKDGKFRFRSTNIKTIMRQLSRWYDMDVAYNGDVSDIDLTGVISRREDANNLFKALEATQRVHFEVNGHNVTVSPATLH; encoded by the coding sequence ATGACAGCACAGGAATTAAAACTCTTGCTTGATAAGTATAAGCAAAACAACATCTCTCCCGATGAGAAAGCGCGCCTTATGGACGCTATTAACAACGGGGAGCAGGATGATTTGCTCCGGGAAGATATTCTTCACTCATTACAGGGGATCGTTCCTTCTGCCGGATGGGAAGAAGAAGATCATTCTGCTATACTTCATGCCATTTTTCAGGCGGATCAGCCTGAGAATCTGACTGTTGTCAAAAACAAACGCCGTTTCTACCTGTATGCCGCAGCCGCTGTAACTGCTGGTATTATATTGACCACGAGTCTTTTACACAAGAAAGACATTGAAAAGGCCCCTACCCTTGCAAAAACTCAGGTGTTGGCCCCCGGCTCTAACAAAGCCATGCTGACCCTCGCTGATGGTACTCAGATTCCACTTGACAGTGCAGCCAATGGCGCCCTGGCCCAACAAGGTAACACCCAGATCAAAAATACCAACGGTAACCTGAGTTATCAGGCAAACGGAGGCAATGAGGTGATGTACAACACCGTCACCACTCCTCATGGAGGCCAATACCAGCTTACGCTGGCCGATGGCAGCAAGGTATGGCTCAATGCCGCCAGCAGTATCCGTTTCCCAACTGCCTTTGTCGGAAAGGAAAGGTTGGTCAGCATTACAGGAGAAGCATATTTCGAAATCGCCCAGCAGTCTAACCATCCGTTTTCTGTACAGGTAAAGGCTGCTGATAAGGATATGACCGTAAAAGTACTGGGCACCAGTTTCAATATCATGGCCTATGCCGATGAAAAAGCTGTAAAAACCGCCCTGGTAGACGGCGCTGTACAAGTAGTGTACGGCAACCAGAAGAATGTACTGAAACCCGGATTGGAAGCTAGTCTGACAGACAACACCTTTGCCATTGCTCCCGCAGATCTGGAACAAACCCTTGCCTGGAAAGACGGCAAGTTCCGGTTCAGGAGCACCAATATCAAAACCATCATGCGCCAGCTATCCAGGTGGTATGATATGGATGTGGCTTACAATGGTGATGTATCGGACATTGACCTGACAGGTGTGATCTCCCGCAGGGAAGATGCCAATAACCTGTTCAAGGCCCTGGAGGCTACCCAAAGGGTTCATTTTGAGGTGAATGGCCACAATGTGACCGTTTCACCTGCCACGTTGCACTAA
- a CDS encoding RNA polymerase sigma factor yields MQGSFIQEEQELLQQIGEGSQSAYTLVFNKYSKQVFDVAMLYLKDNLAAREIVQEVFLKIWLKREVLPEVQDFSDYLFILTRNHVFDGFKKQAVREKAYEQLYRQQVEVVNDTDYRVKDREYAGIVERAIAALPPERKKVYIARKEGFSNEEISNKFNISIHTVKKQMQIAVQTVRNFVKKSM; encoded by the coding sequence TTGCAAGGTTCATTCATACAGGAAGAACAGGAACTATTGCAGCAGATAGGAGAAGGAAGCCAGTCTGCTTATACACTTGTCTTTAATAAGTACAGTAAACAGGTGTTTGATGTGGCCATGCTTTATCTTAAAGACAACCTGGCGGCACGGGAAATTGTGCAGGAGGTTTTTTTGAAAATCTGGCTGAAGAGGGAGGTATTGCCAGAGGTACAAGACTTTTCTGACTATTTATTTATCCTGACCCGGAATCATGTATTTGATGGGTTTAAGAAGCAGGCAGTGAGGGAGAAGGCATATGAGCAATTGTATCGCCAGCAGGTGGAGGTGGTGAATGATACGGATTACAGGGTGAAGGACAGGGAGTATGCGGGGATTGTGGAAAGGGCGATTGCAGCGTTGCCGCCGGAGCGGAAGAAAGTGTATATAGCTAGAAAAGAAGGATTTAGTAACGAAGAAATATCTAATAAGTTCAATATATCAATCCATACCGTGAAGAAACAGATGCAGATTGCGGTGCAGACGGTGAGGAATTTTGTTAAGAAAAGTATGTAG